The region CGACAAACGATGTCGATTTTTGGCTGACAAAAGGTGACCAAAGTGTTTTACTGGCAAAACAATCCGGAATATTGGGATTCGGAACAACAGTAAATGCATACAGTACTATAGAGGTTAAAGATTCTCAGAAATATCAAACTGTTGATGGTTTTGGTTACACATTAACCGGAGGAAGTGTAGATGTAATCAATCAATTAAATCCAACAAGAAGAACTGCCCTTTTGCAGGAATTATTTGGCTCAGCCGAAAATGCCATCGGAGTAAGTTATATCAGAATAAGTATCGGGGCTTCAGATTTAAACGCTGAACCTTTTACTTACAATGATCTTGCGACAGGAGAAACAGATTTGAATCTGGCTAAATTTAGTTTACAAAAAGACAAAAATCTAATTGCTATGCTAAAAGAAATTCTGGCAATTAATCCTAAAATCTTAATCTTAGCAACACCTTGGTCGGCTCCTATTTGGATGAAAGATGTAAACAGTTTTAAAGGAGGAAAACTGAAAACAGAATATTACGATGTTTATGCCAAATATTTTGTAAAATACATTCAGCAGATGAAAGCAGAGGGAATCACTATTGATGCGGTAACACCTCAAAACGAACCACTTCATGACGGAAATAATCCAAGTATGTATATGTCTGCAGTTGATCAGGGAAATTTTATTAAAAATAACTTGGGACCTGCATTCAAAGCAGCAAGCTTAAATGTGAAAATTATTGCTTACGATCATAACTGTGATAATCCAAATTATCCAAAAACCATTTTGGCCGATGCTGATGCTTTTCCTTATGTTGACGGATCTGCATTCCATTTGTATGCAGGAGATATCAGTGCTTTACTGAATGTTTACAATTCGTATCCAACAAAAAATGTGTATTTCACAGAACAATGGACTTCATCAGAGGGACAGTTTGCCGGGGATTTAAAATGGCATCTTCGAAATGTAATTATCGGTTCAATGAGAAATTACAGTAAAAATGCATTAGAATGGAATGTCGCTAATAATTCAAGTTTTGGCCCTCATACAGATGGTGGTTGTACAATGTGTAAAGGAGCTATAACGATAACTTCCGGTGATGCTTATCAGCGAAATGTAGCGTATTATATTATTGCCCATGCGTCAAAATTTGTTCCAATGGGTTCTGTTAGAATCGAAAGTAATTCAGGAGGAAATTTGCAAAATGTAGCTTTTGTAACTCCTTCAGGAACAAAAGTTTTAATTGTTGAAAATGATGGAACTGCAACAGAAACTTTTAATATCAAGTTTAACGGAAAATGGGTGGCAACTTCTCTTGAAGCTGGATCTGTTGGAACATATACCTGGAAGTAAATTACATTTTCAATTTGAACTATTTTGATTTTGTTTTGAGCAAAACAAAAAAGTAGCCAAAATAATATTTATCTTGATAGTCAATTTATTAACTAAACCACTAAAATAAAT is a window of Flavobacterium crocinum DNA encoding:
- a CDS encoding glycoside hydrolase family 30 protein; the encoded protein is MKLNIKNTIKAFFFMTAVLAQVKCSSSNDVVENPPVVNPPVVNPPVTTNDVDFWLTKGDQSVLLAKQSGILGFGTTVNAYSTIEVKDSQKYQTVDGFGYTLTGGSVDVINQLNPTRRTALLQELFGSAENAIGVSYIRISIGASDLNAEPFTYNDLATGETDLNLAKFSLQKDKNLIAMLKEILAINPKILILATPWSAPIWMKDVNSFKGGKLKTEYYDVYAKYFVKYIQQMKAEGITIDAVTPQNEPLHDGNNPSMYMSAVDQGNFIKNNLGPAFKAASLNVKIIAYDHNCDNPNYPKTILADADAFPYVDGSAFHLYAGDISALLNVYNSYPTKNVYFTEQWTSSEGQFAGDLKWHLRNVIIGSMRNYSKNALEWNVANNSSFGPHTDGGCTMCKGAITITSGDAYQRNVAYYIIAHASKFVPMGSVRIESNSGGNLQNVAFVTPSGTKVLIVENDGTATETFNIKFNGKWVATSLEAGSVGTYTWK